The proteins below come from a single Mesobacillus jeotgali genomic window:
- a CDS encoding proline dehydrogenase family protein, translated as MAIARDFFIALSKNQLLNASAKKWGFKLGAGKVVAGIDTDGMIQSVKNLNSHGISATVDHLGEFVRYEHEAIEAKKNVLKTLQAIKQSGVDAHLSIKLTQLGLDVDQEFCLKNMQDIMKAAKEYGVFVNIDMEDYSHLQMTFDILKQLQVEYDNIGTVIQAYLYRSENDIENLKHMRLRLVKGAYKENDQVSLQKKEEIDANYLKLIKKRLLHPGFTSIATHDHNIINEVKQFVIENDIPTKNFEFQMLYGFRTDMQLELVNEGYSFCTYVPYGHDWYGYFMRRLAERPQNLNLVLKSLVAK; from the coding sequence GTGGCTATAGCGAGAGATTTTTTCATAGCGTTGTCAAAAAATCAGTTATTAAATGCTAGTGCAAAAAAATGGGGATTTAAACTCGGGGCGGGGAAGGTTGTTGCAGGAATTGATACAGATGGAATGATACAATCAGTGAAGAATCTAAACTCTCATGGTATTAGTGCAACAGTAGACCATCTGGGTGAATTTGTACGTTATGAGCATGAAGCAATAGAAGCCAAAAAGAATGTCCTTAAAACACTGCAAGCCATTAAACAATCAGGCGTAGACGCACATTTATCGATTAAATTAACACAACTGGGATTAGATGTTGATCAAGAATTTTGCCTGAAAAATATGCAGGACATAATGAAAGCAGCAAAAGAATACGGAGTATTTGTCAATATAGATATGGAAGATTACAGTCATCTTCAAATGACGTTTGATATATTAAAACAGTTGCAAGTAGAATACGACAATATCGGTACAGTTATTCAAGCCTATCTCTACAGGTCAGAAAACGATATTGAAAATTTAAAGCATATGCGGCTGCGACTCGTAAAAGGCGCATACAAGGAAAATGACCAAGTATCTCTGCAGAAAAAGGAAGAAATTGATGCGAATTACTTGAAACTTATCAAGAAACGGTTACTACATCCAGGTTTCACATCAATTGCGACACATGACCATAATATTATTAACGAAGTAAAACAATTTGTGATTGAGAACGATATTCCGACAAAAAATTTTGAATTCCAAATGCTATATGGTTTCCGAACAGATATGCAGCTAGAACTAGTGAATGAAGGGTATTCCTTTTGTACCTACGTACCATATGGGCATGACTGGTATGGATATTTTATGAGAAGACTAGCAGAACGGCCACAAAACTTGAACCTAGTTTTGAAGAGTTTAGTGGCGAAATAA